One region of Quercus lobata isolate SW786 chromosome 2, ValleyOak3.0 Primary Assembly, whole genome shotgun sequence genomic DNA includes:
- the LOC115976221 gene encoding asparagine--tRNA ligase, cytoplasmic 1-like — MAEDSTALPTQLAAATLIDVASSSPVESLKAEFSDRVPIRSIISRPDGGAGLAGQRVRVGGWVKTGRKADKDAFAFLELNDGSCPGNLQVIVDAAVADLSPLVPTGTCVAVDGVLKLPPAGTRQKVELRVEKVIHLGQVDPAKYPLPKTRLTLERLREHVHLRSRTNTIAAVARIRNALAYATHTFFQKHGFLYVHTPIITTSDCEGAGEMFQVTTLISEADRLEKDLINNPPPSAADIEAAQLVVKEKGDIVAQLKSAKAEKNEISASVSELKIAKENLARLEERSKLKPGLPKKDGKIDYTHDFFARQAFLTVSGQLQVESYACALSSVYTFGPTFRAENSHTSRHLAEFWMVEPEIAFAELKDDMNCAEAYVRFLCQWLLDNCLDDMEFMADKFDKTCIERLRMVSSTPFERISYTEAVELLEEAVKNGQKFENKSVKWGIDLASEHERYLTEVKFQKPVIVYNYPKDIKAFYMKVNDDCKTVAAMDVLVPKVGELIGGSQREERYEVIQQRIQEMGLPLEPYEWYLDLRRYGTVKHSGFGLGFERMLLFATGIDNIRDVIPFPRYPGRADL, encoded by the exons ATGGCAGAGGACTCGACAGCACTGCCGACCCAACTCGCCGCCGCAACGCTAATCGACGTCGCATCATCGTCCCCCGTAGAATCTCTGAAGGCCGAGTTCTCTGACCGAGTCCCGATCCGATCCATTATTTCCAGACCCGACGGCGGCGCCGGGCTCGCGGGGCAGCGGGTCCGGGTCGGAGGATGGGTCAAGACGGGTCGTAAGGCGGACAAGGACGCCTTCGCGTTCTTGGAGCTGAACGACGGGTCGTGTCCCGGGAATCTACAGGTCATCGTGGACGCTGCCGTAGCGGATCTTAGCCCGCTCGTGCCGACCGGCACATGCGTCGCCGTCGACGGCGTTCTGAAACTTCCTCCGGCTGGGACCAGGCAGAAAGTTGAGCTTCGGGTCGAGAAGGTGATCCATTTGGGTCAAGTTGACCCGGCCAAGTACCCATTGCCTAAGACCAGGCTCACCCTCGAGCGTCTCAGGGAACACGTTCATCTTCGCTCCAGAACCAACACG ATAGCTGCAGTTGCTAGAATCCGCAATGCCCTTGCATATGCAACACATACATTCTTTCAGAAGCATGGCTTCCTTTACGTTCACACTCCAATTATCACCACTAGTGATTGTGAGGGTGCTGGTGAAATGTTTCAAGTTACAACTCTGATTAGTGAAGCTGATAGGTTGGAGAAGGACTTGATCAACAATCCTCCTCCATCAGCAGCTGATATAGAAGCTGCTCAGCTTGTTGTCAAGGAGAAAGGAGATATTGTTGCTCAACTGAAATCTGCCAAAgcagaaaagaatgaaatttctGCTTCTGTGTCTGAactaaaaatagcaaaagagaATCTGGCAAGGCTGGAGGAGAGATCAAAGCTTAAACCTGGTCTCCCCAAAAAGGATGGGAAGATTGACTATACCCATGATTTCTTTGCCCGTCAAGCATTTTTGACTGTCTCTGGCCAATTACAAGTTGAATCTTATGCATGTGCTCTTAGTAGCGTCTATACGTTTGGACCAACTTTTAGAGCTGAAAACTCTCACACTTCCAGGCATCTAGCTGAGTTCTGGATGGTGGAGCCTGAAATAGCATTTGCAGAACTTAAG GATGATATGAACTGTGCAGAGGCATATGTGAGATTTCTGTGTCAGTGGTTACTTGATAACTGCCTTGATGATATGGAATTTATGGCTGACAAGTTTGATAAAACTTGCATTGAGCGCCTAAGAATGGTATCTTCCACCCCTTTTGAGCGGATTTCATATACAGAAGCTGTTGAACTTCTAGAGGAAGCTGTGAAAAATGGCCAGAAGTTTGAGAATAAAAGTGTTAAATGGGGGATTGATTTAGCATCTGAACATGAAAG ATACTTGACAGAGGTGAAATTTCAGAAGCCTGTCATTGTCTATAATTACCCAAAAGATATCAAGGCATTCTACATGAAGGTGAATGATGACTGTAAGACAGTTGCTGCTATGGATGTCCTTGTACCAAAG GTGGGTGAGTTAATTGGAGGAAGCCAAAGGGAGGAGCGTTATGAGGTTATTCAGCAGAG AATACAAGAGATGGGGCTGCCTCTTGAGCCATATGAGTGGTACCTTGATCTGCGGCGTTATGGAACAGTAAAACATAGTGGTTTTGGTCTTGGTTTTGAACGCATGCTTCTTTTTGCCACTGGCATTGACAATATCAGAGACGTTATTCCTTTCCCTAGATATCCTGGGAGAGCAGACCTTTGA
- the LOC115976222 gene encoding kanadaptin produces MSMGMGPPPPKTLTLDTDQTSSNPTEMKPPMAPPPENPEPNNSDTLPEATESPTTTTTETPSSSSSSSEAEAEASQSQSQSEKVAAAAVPYTIPPWSAAPCHRFYLEVLKDGSIIDQFQVNEKGAYMFGRVDLCDFVLDHPSVSRFHAVIQFKRNGDAYLYDLGSTHGTSINKSQVKKGVYMDLRVGDVIRFGLSSRLYIFQGPSELMPPEADVKIIRDAKIREGMLDREASLQRARREASLADGVSWGMGEDAIEEDEDDAEEVTWQTYKGQLTEKQEKTRDKILKRTEKIAHMKKEIDAIRAKDISQGGLTQGQQTQIARNEQRMAQILEELENLEETLNDSIKESLGARGKISLGKKKGATEDDEEYSSDDDEFYDRTKKPSQKAGENQSIETADTLLAKRDAIMKEMENKKELLSIEKNKMASETAAETEVGDALDAYMSGLSSQLVLDKSEKLEKELSALQSEMDRICYLLKIADPAGDAAKKRDLKLQEQKANKLDTPVTVIKKQPPMASKESSGPEKLVNGSMLKEGTTDAIVESSKKLEAVKIVSDTTEGKTSAYTVVKPQWLGAVEDRLTEETQQAAPLDLHEPDDFVDYKDRKNILASGDGTQTNAGSGIESAAPGLIIRKKKPVKNPEGGDYNAPQLVTSSSSGPELMAEDAVALLLKHKRGYFEPDDEERHESQDTSGVKQSSKDNKKPKRVLGPEKPTFLDSNSDYEAWVPPEGQTGDGRTSLNERLGY; encoded by the exons ATGTCGATGGGCATGGGTCCTCCACCtcccaaaaccctaaccctagacaCAGACCAAACCTCTTCCAATCCAACAGAAATGAAGCCCCCCATGGCCCCACCTCCCGAAAACCCCGAACCAAACAACTCCGATACCTTACCCGAGGCCACCGAGagccccaccaccaccacaaccgaAACaccgtcgtcgtcgtcgtcgtcgtcggaGGCGGAGGCAGAGGCATCACAATCTCAGTCTCAATCTGAGAAAGTTGCTGCTGCGGCGGTTCCGTACACGATTCCTCCGTGGAGCGCAGCTCCGTGCCACCGATTCTACCTTGAGGTTCTCAAAGACGGTTCTATCATCGATCAATTTCAAGTCAATGAGAAAGGGGCTTACATGTTTGGACGCGTCGATCTCTGCGATTTTGTGCTTGACCACCCCAGTGTGTCCAGGTTTCATGCAG TTATCCAGTTCAAAAGAAATGGTGATGCCTATCTTTATGATCTAGGTAGTACTCATGGTACTTCCATTAACAAGTCTCAg GTTAAGAAAGGGGTTTATATGGACTTACGTGTTGGTGATGTTATTCGGTTTGGCCT TTCATCTCGCTTATACATTTTCCAAGGACCATCTGAATTGATGCCACCG GAGGCTGACGTGAAGATTATTAGAGATGCAAAGATCCGGGAAGGTATGCTAGATCGTGAAGCTTCACTTCAACGAGCAAGACGGGAAGCATCTCTTGCTGATGGTGTTTCATGGGGTATGGGAGAGGATGCAATTGAAGAAGATGAG GATGATGCTGAAGAAGTTACTTGGCAAACGTACAAAGGACAGCTTACGGAGAAACAGGAAAAAACTCGtgataaaatattgaaaagaacTGAAAAG ATTGCTCACATGAAAAAGGAAATAGATGCTATTCGTGCTAAAGACATTTCTCAGGGTGGTTTGACTCAAGGGCAACAGACTCAGATTGCTAGGAATGAGCAAAGAATGGCACAG ATTTTGGAAGAGCTTGAAAACTTGGAAGAGACACTGAATGATAGTATCAAAGAAAGTCTAGGTGCTCGTGGAAAGATATCTCTTGGTAAGAAGAAAGGAGCAACAGAGGATGATGAAGAATATTCAAG tgatgatgatgaattTTATGACCGGACAAAGAAGCCTAGTCAAAAAGCTGGTGAGAACCAATCTATTGAAACTGCTGATACTCTTCTTGCTAAGAGAGATGCCATAATGAAGGAAATGGAAAACAAGAAAGAGTTGCTTTCAATTGAGAAGAATAAAATGGCATCAGAAACAGCAGCTGAAACTGAAGTTGGAGATGCACTTGATGCTTACATGTCAGGGCTTTCATCACAGCTAG TGCTTGACAAGTCTGAGAAACTTGAGAAGGAATTATCAGCTCTGCAGTCTGAAATGGATAGGATATGCTACTTGTTGAAGATTGCAGATCCAGCTGGAGATGCCGCTAAGAAAAGGGATCTGAAACTACAGGAACAAAAGGCTAACAAATTGGACACCCCCGTGACTGTTATTAAGAAGCAACCTCCTATGGCATCAAAAGAAAGCAGTGGACCTGAAAAACTGGTGAATGGCTCCATGCTGAAAGAAGGAACTACAGATGCAATAGTGGAGTCAAGCAAAAAGCTAGAAGCTGTCAAGATTGTCAGTGATACAACTGAGGGAAAAACTTCTGCATACACTGTTGTAAAGCCCCAATGGCTTGGGGCTGTAGAGGACAGGTTGACAGAAGAGACCCAACAAGCAGCGCCTTTGGATCTGCATGAGCCTGATGATTTTGTTGACTATAAAGACAGGAAGAATATTTTGGCTAGTGGAGATGGAACACAGACAAACGCGGGGTCTGGGATTGAAAGTGCTGCTCCGGGTTTGATTATAAGGAAGAAGAAGCCAGTTAAAAACCCTGAAGGTGGTGATTACAACGCACCTCAGCTGGTGACATCTTCGTCTTCAGGACCTGAACTCATGGCAGAGGATGCCGTGGCACTGTTGTTAAAACATAAAAGAGGGTATTTTGAACCAGATGATGAGGAAAGACATGAAAGTCAAGACACATCAGGGGTTAAGCAATCGAGTAAGGATAACAAAAAGCCTAAGAGGGTGCTTGGTCCTGAGAAGCCCACATTTCTCGATAGTAATTCAGATTATGAAGCATGGGTGCCCCCTGAAG GTCAAACAGGTGATGGGCGGACCTCATTGAACGAACGATTAGGTTACTGA